Part of the Paenibacillus sp. FSL R7-0273 genome is shown below.
GGCCTTCTTCGATATCGACAATGACCTTCAGCCCGTTCTCGCTCACTGTGATGTGGCGCGGGCACTCGCCGTACAGTACGCCGGTTCTCTGCTCAAGCCCTTCCAGCTCACGGACCGAGACATCGCTGCGTTCATAGATACCCTGCGGCTGCATAACCTGCACGAGCGCTTCAACAATCTCGTCCCGGCACTTATCCATTCCCAGTGTAAGCAGCTGCACGACCAGCACATCCCCGAAGCGGTCGATGATCAGGCCGGGCAGAAAATCTGCCTCCCCGTAGACGAAGCGGTACGCATCCGCTCCCGGCAGAAACCGTTCCCGGTGCTGCTGGCAGCTCGTAAAGCGTTCGATAAAGAAGGCTGTATCCATTGCAGCCAAAGGGGACTGCGACACAATTCTCACCCGGATCTGTGATGCCGGATTGTAATAACCGGTTGCGAGATATCTCCCCTGATGATTACGCACATCCACCAGACCGCCGGCCTGCGGCTCTCCGTCTACTGAGGCTACTTCGCTGGCGAACACCCACGGGTGGGCCTGCTCCAGTCTTTTTTTGCGATTTCGTTCCAGAATAACCGATGCCAATGACTTCAACTCCCTGTTTCTCTTGTTAATTTCATACATGTCCACTGCTTTGCTTTCATATATTGGTGTACAACCCCCGTCCAAAGGAGCATGTCCTTATGATCCGTGACCTGCTGTTCCCTGTCATATACGGCCTTGTTATTTTCCTTGCCGGCATGAAGCTGATGGAGGCTGCGCTGGCCAAGCTCGCCGGTCCGCTGCTTACGCGGAGCCTGCATAAGGCCACCTCTACGCCGCTAAAAGGCCTTATCGCAAGCAGCCTGCTGTCGGCGCTGCTCCAGAGCAGCACCGCCGTAACGGTGCTGACCATCGGCATGGTCAATGCCGGACTGCTCACTTATGCGCGTACGCTCGGCATTATTCTCGGCAGCAACATCGGCACCTGCCTGACCACCGAGCTGATCGGGCTGCAGATCAGCTCGGCTGCAGCGCCGCTGCTCACGGCGGCGCTATGCCTGTGGGCCGCCGCCGTCATCCTCGGCGAGCTGCCGCCCTTTACCTGGCGGGCAGCCGAGGCCTGCCGCGCCGCCTCCGGCCCGCTCCAGTTCATCAGCCTGGCCGTGGCCGGCTTTGCACTGGTGCTGTGGGGCATCGCCGTCATGCAGTCGGTCGGCCCCGCGCTTGAAACCAGCGGCCTGTTCCGCTGGTTCCTGGACCATGCGGCAACCAGCGCCCTGTGGGGCGTGGCTGCCGGAGCCTGCCTGACCGCGATGCTGCACAGCAGCGCTGCGGTCATCGGGATGGCAATGGGCCTGGCTTCCACCGGCACCATGCCGCCCGAGATCGGGATCGCCGTTGTGCTGGGCGCGAACGTCGGCACCTGTGTCACCGCCGTCATCGCCTCGATCGGCGGCTCTGCCTCCGGCAAGTTCGTCGCCGGCTCGCATGTGGCGCTCAACGTCGGCGGAGCCCTGCTGTTCCTGCCGTTTATCGGCCCGCTGCAGAGCCTGTCCGCCCTGTTCGGCGGAGGCCCCGCCTCCCAGCTCGCCCATGCGCAGACGATCTTTAATGTCGTCTGCTCACTGGCAGTGCTGCCGCTGTGCTATCTGCCCCTCTGGTCCAGAATCGAGCAGCGGCTCAGCCGCACCTGAGACTCAGCCTGCAGAAGCAGGCAGACTGAAACGCAGCGGTTCTCCCATACCGGGAGAATCGCTGTATCATTATACTTCAAACTGCGCTGCGATACTAATCTATTCTCTTGTCCTCTGACCTGCGATACCATTCTATTTCTTGTCTTCTGACCCGCGATACCATTCTATCCTCTTATCTTCTGACCTTAGATACTTATCCGCAGTCATCAGAAAATACTGTAAAACCTCGATCCGTCATAAAACGTAACAATCAGCGTTGCCGCAGCTAGAGCAACCAGCAGCCCCATAGCGATATAGTCGCTCCGGCTAAACGGCCTGCCTGTATACCAGGTCCGCTTCCTGCCGCTGCCGAAGCCGCGCAGCTCCATTGCGGTGCTGATCTTTTCAATCCGCTCAATGCTGGAGAGAATCAGCGGCAGCAGGATTGACACGATATTCTTCAGGCGCTGTGACAGCTTCTCCTTGCGGGACAGATCGATCCCCCTGGCCTGTGCAGAGAACGAAATGTTCTCGTAATCCCGCTGGATGTCGGGAATGTAGCGCAGTGCGAGGGATACCGAATACGCTATTTTATAGTTAACACCGATCCGGTTCAATGATGCCGCGAACTCACTCGGATCTGTCGCCAGCAGGAACAGCAGTGCCATCGGAATAACCACAGCGTATTTCAGCGCAATGTTAAGCTGGTAGAACAGCTGCTCCGCCGTAACGGTGTAACGCCCGGCCAGATGGAACAAATCATGGCGTGTGCCGTAAATCCGCGTTCCCTCCAAAGGAGAGAACAGGAAGATCGCCAGTTGGTTGAGCAGGAAAAAGAACAATATAAAATACAGCACAAAGGCATAATCAGCAAATTTCACTTTTGAAATCCGGAAAATGGCAAGACTGAACAGCAGCATCACTATCAGGCATCTCGTATCATAAGTGATCATTGCCGACAGCGACCAGACGATGAAGCAGATCAGCTTGGCTGCTCCGCTCAGACGGTGCACCGGCGAATCCTGCCGGGTGAAGGTAAGCATCCTGGCTTTCATCCGTTGCGCACCTCCCGGTCAAAGGCGATAAAGCTGCGCACAAGCTCTTCCGGCTTCCGCAGCCCTGCCCTCAGCGCGAGGGTATACAGCGAAGTTTCCCGCAGATTGGCCTGCTCTACTACAGACCGGTCCGTCAAAATCTGCTCCGGACGGTCATCCGCCAGCTTCTTCCCCTCCGCCAGCACAACCGTCCGCTGGGCATACTCCAGCATCAGATGCATGTCATGCGTAATCATAATGACCGTCATCCCCCGGCTGCCAAGGCCCTGCAGAAACTCCATCATCTCATTATAATGCCGGTAGTCCTGGCCGGCGGTAGGCTCATCCAGAATGATAATTTCCGGCTCAAGCACCAGAATGGAGGCAATCGTCACCCGTTTTTTCTGCCCGTAGCTCAGCGCCGAGACGGGCCATTCGCGGAATGGATGCAGGCCGCAGATTTTCAGTACGTTATAGACACGTTCGCGGATCACTTCCTCCTGAATCCCCCGCAGCTTAAGACCAAAGGCAACCTCATCGTACAGCAGCGTCTTTGAAAGCATATGGTTCGGATTCTGCATCACAAAGCCGATGCGCTCCGCCCGCTCCCGGATTGAATCCCGGCCGATGTCCCGGCCGTTCAGCCGGATGCTGCCTGACGTCGGTTTATAGAAGCCGCAGATCAGCTTGGAGACGGTCGACTTGCCGGCCCCGTTCCTGCCGGCGATGGCAAGCATTTCGCCCCGGTTAACGGTCAGCGACAGCCGGTGCAGAACCTCTGTCTTCTGGTCATAGCCGAAGGAGACCTCCTTAAGCTCAAGCAGCGGCTCAGCTTCCTTGTTCTCCGGCTGCTTCCCGCAGCTGTCTGTCCAGCGCTGCAGCGCCTCCGCCGTTCCCTCCAGCTCCAGAAGCTCCAGATGCTCAGGCCTCATCTCAGGCGTAATGCTTATTCCGGCATACCGGAGAGCCGTGAGATAGAGCGGCTCACGCAGACCTGCCTCGCCCAGCATTCTTGAGCTTAACAGCTCGGCAGGCGGCAGATCGGCAACAACGGCCCCGTCGTTCATAACGATTATCCGGTCAACCGCACGGTGCAGCACTTCCTCCAGCCGGTGTTCGATAATAATGGCCGTTTTGCCGGTTTCCTGCTGCAGCCGGTCAATCAGTTCAATTGTTCTTGTGCCGGTATAGGGGTCCAGGCTGGCCAGGGGCTCGTCAAACAGCAGGATCTCCACATTGCCGGCCAGCACTCCGGCCAGCATCGTCTTCTGCTTCTGTCCGCCGGAGAGCTCCTGCGGCGATGCCTGCAGCAGCTCTCCGATACCGACAGCATGTGCCGCTGCCGTTACCCGCTCCTTCATTTCAGCGGATGGTACCGCCCCGTTCTCCAGCACAAACGCGATATCCTCCCCTACCGTCAGTCCGACAAACTGCCCGTCCGGGTCCTGCAGCACCGTTCCTACCGCCTGTGACAGGGCGGCAATGCTCTGCTCCTTCGGGTCTTGCCCTGCAATGCGCAGACTGCCCTGCGACTCTCCCGGGTAATAGAAGGGAATCAGCCCGTTGATACAGTGGGCCAGCGTGCTCTTCCCGCAGCCGGAGGGGCCGACAATCAGCACCTTCTCCCCCTGCCTGATACTCAGGTTAATCCCGCGCAGCGTAGGCTCCTGCTGGGTGCGGTAAGTGAAGCTGAAATCTTTAAACTCAATAACGGTATTATTCATATCTGTAATCTTCCTCTTCAGCTGATTCATGTACGCCTGCTACTGTCCCCTCTTATTTCAACAGAAAAGCCGGTGATTGTCACCGGCTTTCTGTCAGCTCTTCTATTAGCTAAGCTTGCGCAGGCTGCCCTGCTTGGTCCGTGTCTTGGCATATGCCGCTGCCAGCAGTGTACCGATAACCGCAACCGTAACGATATTTGCCGCTCCTGCGGCCAGTCCCTGCGTATATACCTTATTCGCCGGCTCAGCGT
Proteins encoded:
- a CDS encoding Na/Pi cotransporter family protein, giving the protein MIRDLLFPVIYGLVIFLAGMKLMEAALAKLAGPLLTRSLHKATSTPLKGLIASSLLSALLQSSTAVTVLTIGMVNAGLLTYARTLGIILGSNIGTCLTTELIGLQISSAAAPLLTAALCLWAAAVILGELPPFTWRAAEACRAASGPLQFISLAVAGFALVLWGIAVMQSVGPALETSGLFRWFLDHAATSALWGVAAGACLTAMLHSSAAVIGMAMGLASTGTMPPEIGIAVVLGANVGTCVTAVIASIGGSASGKFVAGSHVALNVGGALLFLPFIGPLQSLSALFGGGPASQLAHAQTIFNVVCSLAVLPLCYLPLWSRIEQRLSRT
- a CDS encoding energy-coupling factor transporter transmembrane component T family protein, with the protein product MKARMLTFTRQDSPVHRLSGAAKLICFIVWSLSAMITYDTRCLIVMLLFSLAIFRISKVKFADYAFVLYFILFFFLLNQLAIFLFSPLEGTRIYGTRHDLFHLAGRYTVTAEQLFYQLNIALKYAVVIPMALLFLLATDPSEFAASLNRIGVNYKIAYSVSLALRYIPDIQRDYENISFSAQARGIDLSRKEKLSQRLKNIVSILLPLILSSIERIEKISTAMELRGFGSGRKRTWYTGRPFSRSDYIAMGLLVALAAATLIVTFYDGSRFYSIF
- a CDS encoding ABC transporter ATP-binding protein, with the protein product MNNTVIEFKDFSFTYRTQQEPTLRGINLSIRQGEKVLIVGPSGCGKSTLAHCINGLIPFYYPGESQGSLRIAGQDPKEQSIAALSQAVGTVLQDPDGQFVGLTVGEDIAFVLENGAVPSAEMKERVTAAAHAVGIGELLQASPQELSGGQKQKTMLAGVLAGNVEILLFDEPLASLDPYTGTRTIELIDRLQQETGKTAIIIEHRLEEVLHRAVDRIIVMNDGAVVADLPPAELLSSRMLGEAGLREPLYLTALRYAGISITPEMRPEHLELLELEGTAEALQRWTDSCGKQPENKEAEPLLELKEVSFGYDQKTEVLHRLSLTVNRGEMLAIAGRNGAGKSTVSKLICGFYKPTSGSIRLNGRDIGRDSIRERAERIGFVMQNPNHMLSKTLLYDEVAFGLKLRGIQEEVIRERVYNVLKICGLHPFREWPVSALSYGQKKRVTIASILVLEPEIIILDEPTAGQDYRHYNEMMEFLQGLGSRGMTVIMITHDMHLMLEYAQRTVVLAEGKKLADDRPEQILTDRSVVEQANLRETSLYTLALRAGLRKPEELVRSFIAFDREVRNG